AATAAATAATTCTCGGAACATGATATTTGTAATAGAAGATTTATTATGTAAGTAGAGTTCTTTGATGACTAAAACTCTAATCTTTGTAGGATTCTATATCTGTTGAAATCATTCCCTTGTTGGATTCTGGATTCTCGGAATCTTAGATAAGATTATATTAGATATCTACGAGCCTTATTTCTGTGTATTACATATTGATATATCTGAGTGGTAATTCATTTTAGGCATGAGCTCGTCTAACCTGTATTGAGCCGGTCCAAGCTTTCTATGGGAGCTCGACCAAGACTTTCTCAATCTCTGTTGGTAGGTGCATTAAATGCACAAGTGGCggcaaagaaaaaaaaacatgggCTGCTCAAAGGTTTCGTGGAAAGATGGAAGACGCGTATTATATGCGTCTTCACACGGtcaaggggctctataaatagagctccccccttCATTTAGAAattatcccttcttcgagttttctctcatcttataagcatttgagtgcttagttctataatatttgcgAGGtcttttgttctcctgtattaagagagtgtgtgttctctttggaaacacagtgagtgggttgtacaccacaaaatattatagtggaattcttttcatcttgcccgtggtttttaccctaattatttttaggggttttccacgtaaatctcggtgtccattttattctttattttcgggttttattatctcaaattccgcacgtgagaCTAACAATCTCTACGATGATATGTGCTAGGAGGTCGGATAAGACCTCGCTGGGAGGTCGGTTCGGGAGGTTGGTATTGCCTTGCTAATCGATATGATTATGGAAGTATGATAGGTCGGTTAGGCTGAGCGATCTCCAACGAATATGAGTAAAAGGATACAAAGGTGTGTTACTAGATTACACGATGGATACGGGTGAATGTGGTAACATTCTAGCGATCCCAGCCATTAAGATTACCTCCTGGGACTACCTGGAGATTGGACATGAATTCTCCTTAGCTGTCGAGAGTGGATCGAGCCTATCTCCTGAGATATCACATATAGATCCATATCCaacttatatatataagaaaaccAAAATTTTAGTTTTCTATATTTATCTATTCGCGATTTTTGTTctttatgttgtcaaatttaagttttattcCGATatacaagattttttttttgcaaatatAGTCATTTTTGACATGTCGTTGATGTAGCGCTGCTATGACGTTGATATGATACTGGCACAATGTTGACAAATGCATTTTTACCTTATCACTCTTAGAAATaaactaaaattttcaaaaagtaAAAAATAGATTATAAGACAGAAATTGTTAATATAAAttactaaaattgtaaaaatacaAATATACGAAATTGCAATTTTTCTAGTATGACAGAATTGATGAGCAAATATTCTAGCTTTGATAATGAACTTTTCCTGTAAAGAAAATGCTCAAGCCAGCAGCAACGAGCTATGGaatatactaattttttttttttttttttttatgtatcgCATAgctaattttatattataatatttatttttatcaattttttttttcaatctgTCCCCCCTCGATCGATGCATGATCTAGACTCCACTCAAAAGTCGAGATATAAAGGGGTTTTCATTCATACcaaaacaaatttatttctaCATTTGAGCGtaatagaaatattttttcacaCTTGAAAAACATAATAGACGATACCCATATGTTCTAGTTGGgggaaaattttattataattaaatttcgAATCTAAAAAATCGTCTGATGTCAGATGAGCTATAGCCACATCGAGGGTAAATACTCTAGTTAGTAAAAATATGTTTGTGAAATATAAATGTTTGAACTCaaaatatatgttgatattttaaatacCAATTTTCAAGTCCGtaccatttttttaaaagtaagaCATGAGCCATGCCACGGCTAACAAACTTATGAGTTTGTTCATACTTGCCAAAATACCCATTTATTAATGTCGGCAAAGTTTTAGAGAAAACTTAATGAACAAGAAAGAATTGTCACTATTCGTATTTCTATTTCTTCATGGTCAATTTTgtttgtatttatgtttgtcACATGGATGTAATTAACTTCAGTGTCATAGCTGCCTCCACGAGTGTAACTTGGTTCGATCAGTCATTTAACCCAAAACACCCGAATTGACACCCCTAAATAACACCCGTTCTCTAattgtaatttaaaaaatattagacTTAAGATCGGCTTAACTTAGTAATAGATATTTAGAAGCTTAAAATCAACCCCccaaaaatttgtatttttttcgtTTTTAAATATGTTAACGTAAGAATAGTATTATTAGATAGATgcatacataaaaataataaaatatttattattagcataaagatatttttcaaaaaaagaatAGATGTACACAAAAATTCTTATGAGACCGTCTCTCATGCCAAATTTGTAAGACGGTTCATCTTGATCTGACACatgaaaatgtattattttttatatcaaaaatattatttttcacaaaagATATGAATTGTTTTGACCTGTCTCataaatatatttcaataagatcgtctcacaaaagaacTATATATGGATATATTTTACATCAGGCCTAAATCGAACTCAATTTTGTTTATTCTTCCAAACAGATCTTACTATTCTCCCATTAAATCAATAAACCTACATCACCCATATTTACTGAGAAGTTTCAGTGACGAATGCTTTTACTTCTGATGCTCAGATTTCTAAGTTAGATAGTTATGTTCGCATTCTTGGAAAACTTGATATATTATCTTCGCGTCATATACATTCTCGTTCTCAATGTTTTTTCCGCAGCTCTTGGTCCGATTTCCCTATGATACCTCGTTCTAAACTTAAGACTTTTGATATCAGATGAATTATAAACCATCAATAtaatattcatttttattaatatacaatttcGACCCACGtactttaaaataatcttttatcgTGATCAAAATCCTAACCCTCGCTCTGTAAGATGCATGTTTTCTCTATCCCTGACAATATTTAAGATGCATACAAACTCGTGCATGCATGGTATAAGTGCAACGTAATTACATGATTAAAAAacgatatttttttaaacaaaaaaccCATAATTCACGGCTTAATTTTGGGAATAATTTAGGTGCTTATTTGCTAGCACCAATATTCTCAATTCAAGACCCAGATAGACAGGTTCTACGTGGTCGAACCTAACCCATAAATCCATttttcagtacaaaattatCAACGCCATGTAATATCTAAAAACAAGTTATTTTtgtgttcaatttttattttattttaaaaaagttaCATATATTTTCTGATTATTAAGGACTTTGATAGTTCGATATTGCTTCTTTCGCTTTTTcaacaattaaatataatataatgctCCAACTTATTTTTTGAAGAGTAAACGATTCtcctttttttaaaacaaaaaaaaaaaaaaaatcaaaataagccaACTACTTATACCTAAAATTATTTTCCAATCTCATTTCActtacaattttttttctttcatccACATACTTGATTTGCTAATGTTTTTTTACTTACTTTTCCCCGATAATTCAttacattaaaatatttaaagcaTGATATTATTGCTCGAAAGTAACTAAAATCATTTTCCACTAATGGTTGATTATCATATGATTTTATCTTCTTGATTAAtgcatatttaaatgttttttttctaGTCAAATGCTTAAAATTAAGCCCCACTATCAACTTTCCTATTGGTAGGCAAGCTCTAGTCCACGATCACATTCCATTAAAGTATGGAAAAGAAATCTTCCCCCTTACCTACACCAAATAAAAACCAAGATAATTATCTAATATAAgaccttaaaaatatttaaggaGGGACAATAATCATTTAACCATTTTTCCatagttttaaattttaaaatacataatgaGGTCAATTTTATGTCCTAGAACAACAATTGTCCTAGCATGAGGATCAATGGAAACGTGCTACTCTTATTATTGTTTCATGATTCACAAGATTTCAATGGTATTGTTATCTGGATTATATTTTTTCGTAAAACGACAAATGCTCGATTCTTCTATCAGtatttttaacaaaactatATATTTGATTCTTACATGCAATTATTAGGAGGATAATCGTTTGGtcattgtgtgtgtgtgtgtctctatatatatataagcttaaAAGGTGAGAAATCTTTCAACAACTAAAGTGCCACACTTTACAGAGGATTTAATTAATCCcttttaattaatgatcaaagaACTATAATACGTGGACGATTTACGAGGTACTATGTGGCATTCCAAGGTTCCTTCagttaatattatatataaacacATTTTGCAAACcctaattaaatttattaattagcccacacacacaaacaaaagatttaaaatgatgtgTTTCCTTTTCTTTTGTAAACTTCCACGAGCTTTAGCCGCACATGGTTTGCACttaaaatttcaattattttttcttaTAAATTTAGGTTATTAAAAGggtctttattttatttttcaatacttttatgatttttggaacACGTTTCGATCAATGGGTATTGACAGCATATATTTTTGGACATTAAAATATTGACCTTTCAGGTGTCCTAGATCCGAAGACAGCGCTGTAAAATGTGTACTTTTTTTCTATCTTCTTTTTGAGAGTTGAGTGTGAGCTCCCATCCTCCAATGGTCGTCCATTTTATTCGGTGTTATCGAGTAAAATTCCCATCCTACAATGGTGGTCTTTTGTCTATACGTGAATATTTCAAATATGTTTGTTTCTTTTCGGTTTTGTTCATATATGTCGTGAAAATTGAATTTTCAACCTCGATCTTTTAAATTTTagcaattttgaattttttttaataaaaaatgtcGTTGTGACACAACATATTTGTGCGTGATACTTTACGTAACATCAGTGTCAAATCAGAAAATGAACCAAAAGAAAAGATAGTAGACGACTGAAATTTCAtgatcaaaattataatttttctaaCATTTTACATGTAAATTTTGGGAAGAAAGTTGTATGTTTTTATCATctcaaaatatatttcaatttagtctttaagtattttattttttttataaaaaaaatagagcCTTATGTTCTCCAATTCAATTTCATATGGAAACAATTAGGTCGATGTATTTAGGAGTGAATTCTCTTTTAATTCATATTTTCAatccaattatttatttcaaactcCTCTGATATTTGGATATaatgattttttatattttttaatctcTTCAAGATAGAGTCATTCGAAATCTGTCATTTCATCCATATGTAATCATGTGATTTTTTTTCCTCaatattaattaaaactttATCTTTCAGTCTTTTCTATCGATGGCACATCAAGACTTACTggcaaatttgaaatttttgggagCCAAACCAATAAATATAACATGTATAAAACATTTTGTTTCTTTGAAAAATTTAAGATCGATGGGTTGAGAGACTAATCTCAGACTGGGATGGCCTATTTATGTTTTCGCTCGGGAGCCAAAACGAAAATGCTCATTCTTGTTGCATTTGGAGTATTGTTTTACTATAAATTTCTCGTAATGGAAAGAGTCAAAGAAATTTTGTTAACAAAATCTTATCAATAATTCAAAAGTTATTTTTGATTCAAAGATTAAAATTTCTACCCAATCCCAAAATTAGATCATGAAATAGTGTAGAATTTCAAAAGGCATAGTCCAAGTTTATTTACTGTGACCTTTGAATAAGAATATGCATTGGGTTGGGTTAGTcttatttgagcccaattaactTTTAGTTTGGGCCTGATTCGCCTATTATGCATCGTAGGTTCGTAGCGtagcttaaaataaaataaataaaaatgattgAACTAATAACATTGGCCAACTGAAGTTACCAAATATATCAATATTTGTTTTTcaaagaaacaaaaaataaaaaagttttCTTATTTCATCATAATATCttaacaaattaatttttttttttaaaaaaatataatcttgTATCAAGATATTGGGTGGGCATGGCTCGACTCTTTCGAGTCTCGGGTAATTTGGGTCGGATAGCAATTTTCAAATTCATCTTATTGGATTTTTAGGTTATGCGACTAGTCGGGGTGGGGTACCTGACCGGATCCCGGTGTTTTAAGGAGCATTTGTGGCACAGTGATCGGAATCATTAATGGCATTGTCAAACATTTCTTGTTTCCGATCGAAAGTAAGAGTGATATACAATACTGCATGATATCAAAAAATGTATATCTTATCGAAAATTATGgtattgaaaatatttatacagATATCGGACTGAAAATTTCAGTAATTTCCTTTACCGAGTTCTGGTATATTAAAATTGTGTTTTATGCACACgtaatgttattaaatattgtatcgaactatttaattaatgttttttctttatattttttagttttttttaaaaaaaatatgtatagACAGAGCATTCAATCCAAGATAGATTGGACTAATGCTCAACCTACCATTATGTGGATTGGCCCAACCCCGGCCCACTTAATGGTGGGTTGCAGCGGAGCGCGAGCAAAGCCCACTAGACAACtctaatcatatcatatcatttaaaaaaatgggAGAAAAACGCATTTTTGCCTTATCCATTCCGCGTTTCCTGGTGCGATCATAAATCGCGTCATTAAATGTCTCAAGCACAGGTCCAGTCGGTCTAGTCTCGTACAAGTACAAAGATTCAACGGATTCTACGGGAGCGAGAGAACAAGTATGGCGGAAGAAACACTGATATCTCTTAGGTGTTTAATGGCCGCCCATTCGCCGCCTCTCGACGCTTTAGTCGTTCCTTCTGAAGATTATCACCAGGTTTCTCTGTCTGTTGATCATTTACGCATCAATTGTTATCTATGTTCGTTTTGATGTGTTGGACTTTTTACTGTCTCTGTTTCTGTTTCCAATTATTTTGTTGCTTATagagtttattattattatttttttattttgttatgttCGTGATCGATCGATTAATGATTTGGCAGAGCGAGTATGTATCTAAGCGGGACAAACGAAGGGCATTCGTGTCTGGATTCACCGGCAGTGCGggtttgtgtttttttttctcTTAATCAATTCACATGTGTggttgggtttttttttttatcattttgggttttTCTTTACATGTATAAGAGATAAATGTATTATCTTGCTGCTAATTTTCAGGATTCGGTAGCCTTGTTGTTTTGACTAGTTTGTTTCTTTGATGCATTGCCATTGCGTTAGTTGTTAGATGCAATATACCATTCCGTGCATGGATAATTTACAAACATTCAGATAATGTAAAATTACATGTCTGTTTTCCAAATTCAAGTAATATTATGTGTACTTCCCCTAGTTTGGCAAGTTAAGAGGAGGGTGAATGTTGATCCATGATTAGTTTATAGGAACTTGTGCTCTGTTGGCGGCAATCTAGTTGAATCTAATGTAATGTATTTTGTCAAATCTCAATATATTGTAGGTTTAGCACTTATAACTGCAAGTGAGGCACTACTTTGGACAGATGGGCGATACTTTTTGCAGGCGGAAAAACAACTAAACTATCAGTGGAAGCTAATGCGTATGGGAGAAGACCCAACTGTTGACATCTGGATGGCTGATGTGAGTTTTGTTTACTTTTTGGTCACATATTACTAATCATCAGCTGTCAGAAtatctatttaattatttaagaagCAATCCTCAATCTATCTATGAAGTTTATTGTGTAAACTTACTCAGGCATCCAAACTACTGACAAGGATTGAATTGAGATCACATACATATTTTCATCTTCTATTTATTGCTAATGGCCTCTAACACCAGAATGTAGTTAAGGTTCTGAATGGATTTGGTATGCTTTTAATGACTAAAAGAAGATTCAagataaacacataatttattatttatgctCTTCCAAATTCTATTCCAAAAGATCAATCCTTCAGGCATGGGTTACTTTCTTATTCTTAATAACATTCAGATCTGCAGCCATTAGATGCTGATAACTATTGCATGATTACTATTTTTCTTTGTATAGATCCCATCTCAGAAGACTGTTAGGCATTATGCAACCTTTTAGCTTTATTTGACTCCTCACGTTATATAAGCCTCTTCATTTTATATTTCCTAGCATGCTGCATTTAAGAGTTTAATAATCTTTTCTTTTATCTGAACTAGACTTTCGCATTTTTGTCATAAATTTGTGAAAATTATAGTTCTTAAGCTATTTGTGTCGTAAATAGAGCTTACCTTTGGTTTACcttgttttgaatttgattgccATGTTCCTTGTCTGTGTTGATTGAAATTCTTGGGAACTGCTAGAATCTACCAAAAGATGCAGCTATTGGTGTTGATCCTTGGTGTGTGTCAGTCGACACAGCACAAAAATGGGAGCGTGCTTTTGCTAAGAAACAACAGAAGCTGATTCCAACGATATCAAACTTAGTAGATGAAGTTTGGACAAGTAGGCCACCACCTGAAATAAATCCTGTTGTTGTGCATCCACTTGAATTTTCTGGTCGTTCTGTTGAAGATAAATTAAAGGATTTGAGGGAAAAGTTTCTGCCTGAAAGAGCTCGTGCTATAATACTCACAGCATTAGATGAGGCGAGTCTATGATATCACACCATATCATCACTCAATTATTCCTTTGTTTAATCTAAATTCCAGAGAGTTCTATTTGATCTTACTTTTGATGATTACTATCTCAGGTGGCTTGGTTGTACAACATTCGTGGTGCTGATGTTTCCTATTGTCCTGTTGTTCATGCATTTGCTATAGTAACTTTGGCTTCGGCTTTCTTTTATGTGGACAGGAGAAAGTTGTCTGCTGAGGTTAGAACTCGGTGCATAATCATTTCTTTATTTGTTGATCTGTTGGTCTCAAATTCTATGTTTACAGGTTATCTCATATATGGAGAAAAATGGTGTTGAAGTGCGGGATTACGGTGCAGTAAGCTCTGATGTTGTCTTACTTGCATCTGATGAACTTACTTCCGCCCGTTCAAACAAAGTATCTGATCATGAAAATTCATATAACCTGGACAATAATAAAGACAATTCTGGGATGATAGTGAGTGATAATTCTGCAGAAGAGAGTGTTAATGACCTCATATGGGTCGATCCTGGTGCATGTTGCTTTGCATTGTATTCAAAACTAAACATGGACAAGGTTTTCCAGCAGTCATCGCCTTTAGCTCTTGCAAAAGCCTTGAAGGTATTACTTCTCTATAACATCCCTCTTCTGTGATTGTTGTCCTTGAAGTAATATGACTTTTTTGAACCATATCTAAAGTTTTCGAAGTTCTCGAAGTTGTAATGGTATTTAGGGCATGTATTGAGTCCCATGGATCTACTAGAGATTTAGAGTCCGCTCCCCTACTACTTGTTTTGCATTGTTGTTCTAGTATCACAGGGAACTACATTTGTTAATTTTATCTTTACATGGGTTGAACTTCTAAGTGGATGAATTGTTGATTTGCATATAACTCTTCTACTTTTGATAGATGTCGTCAGTGTTGATTACTGGACTTGGAGACATGTGAATGATTCACTGTCTTATCTAGTTGGAGATCTCATGATATTATCCGGTTTTCCAATCAGGGGAACTCGAAAAGTTAATTTATTGGCAATAGCATGCTAAGTTCATTGAAATAAGGAACAAGCATTTTCTATCGTCCTCGTTGTAATTGCACATAGCACTACAGCCAGAAAAAAGTATGGTGATCCAGGAAATCTAATGAAGAAACATTTTCTATTCGAGATGATATTCCATCAAGATTTTTGAATGATGTTTCAATGCCCTACTATCATATTTAGAAAGGAGAATGCTTTAGTTCCTGCAGATTTAACTTTGTTTCTGATAAATGAATTGATTTTCATGGAGGCTCTAatgttttcatcaatatttCTGTTTTGGATCTGTGCTTTCTTTTCCCTCCTAATTTATAGGACTTCTTTTTCTTCATATGTTATTGGAATGTTGCTGTGAAATGGAAAATTGAGATTTAGGTGTACAGAGAAAtgatttaatgaatatttttatgcatctcATGACATTCTGAAAGCTATCTTTGTCTTTTCAATTAATAAGCTTCAATGTTTTAGTTGTTAATTGGCATTGATATCTGTGAACTGTATCTCTTACACATACTTTCCCAGAATCCTGTTGAGATGGAAGGATTGAAGAATGCACACATTCGGGATGGAGCCGCTGTTGTGCAATACCTAGCTTGGCTAGACAATAAGGTATATTCAGAACAATAGTAGGTTGGATATAATATGTTTTGTTCTGTGTCACAGGATTGTGTTTATTGTACTACTCTGATGTGGATCATTATGCTTTATCTCCATTTTCCTTCTCTTGAGAGGAAATCAGAATTGCAATTGAGTTTGATGAAACCCTGCTTTGATGACTACGAAAGCTGGAGATTTTTTGCTAGTTTTATATTGGAATCCTCATCTGCAAAGCAGGGTATATGTTCAAGTGTCAAAAATAGTTTTAGCTTGGGGAAAAATCATTAAGTTGGAGAAAGAAAATATCATAGGCATCATCTTAAATTTACACATGCACCTTATGGCCGTGTATCGATGCATTGATGTGATCCTGATCTGCTCCCTAAATTTAGCGTGAGTCTCCAAGAGTGCTGTGTGTTGTAAAAGAATTGTTTTTCGAAAAGTGAGAATgtacaaaataaatatatttggtACATGTAGAAATTTTTTGGACTTTCTAACTTGTGTTCTTAGGACTTGTTCTCTGCTCTCTCCGTGGTACTATAAAAGTCGAATTTCATGCTTctatgatatgagatgacactCATGAGAAAGATGACAGCATATTTTGTACTGTTGAGTGTTGCTTTGAAATGACAAAATAGGAATGTTCACATGAGTTGTGCCTTATATGATAATGCAACTATCAATTCAATTTATTTCTATTCTCGGAAATTTTTCGACCATTTATTATTTTCCTGGTCCACAAGCTTTGCGTGATTTTCAGCTGATAATGATGGTCAAACTGGTACTCTCTCTTAAATATAAAGAGAATTCCATTGGTTTGAAGAAGAGCTGGTTAAATGGAATTGCCTCCAAGTATACACAGAAAATCTTCGATTGTGATCtgattgcatgtgattgcttctGAATCTGATATATGTGATACATGTATGCTTTTTGGTTGAAAGCAAGAGTTTCCAGGACTTTTTATTATTAAACAACCTACTGATATATGTTGATTGCATGTTTCTGTGTGCCCTCAGATGCAGGATATTTATGGTGCTTCTGGTTACTTTCTGGAAAGTGATATCAACAAGAAGCATCAATTGTAAGTTTGTTTTTCCATTGCCTAGCATAAACTATTAAGTTAATTATTTGTAAATATGTTTCTCCTTACCTGGGCATTAGTTTCAAGTAGGCAACTTTTTCTCTGAACCTGCTGTTGATCATTTGCTGGTCCCTCTCTTCATTTCTTTTCCACTTCATTTAACATGCTGTCGTGATTGTAAGATTTACGCTGACCATTTTAGGCTAACATGGATATTCTCCAACAGCTGCTGGATCCCAATGTTGTACTCTAGCTTGAAGCTTAAGCTTTATAATTGCAATTTCACTGCCTAATTTGTCAAGCTAAAACAGCTTAAAAGAATATCAAAACAATGAAACATGTAATCTTCTTGAAGAATCTCTGTCAAGGATATCGGCACTTCTAGTAGAACTAAGCATGTCGTGTAATGATAAAACTAGATTATACTTAAAAGTATTTGCAAGTAATGcattaattttttccttttcttctgCTGCATAGCTGGTGCCAACCTACCTTTTGTCATCGTCTTTTTTCTTTGAGATGTAGACCTGAAGAGCACACTTTTCTCTGAAAGGGTTAAAATTTAGACGAACTTAAATATTGTGTGGGCATCCAATTTGATGTTGAAGAAGTTCTATATCCAGGTGTATATCATTTAATGGAAGCACCTTACGAGATAAATACTTTGAGCTTTTACAGTTAATTTATGGAAAGAAATATGTTGTGTCACCACACCAGCttatagacttttatagagGACTAATGACTAAGGAATTTTTTGTAACAAATTGGCTATGTTTTATTATTTGACTGGACACGCATTACCTATCTAGTATTCTTACACCAGTGTTTCTATTTAAAAAACTTACAGGAAAAAAACAAAGCTGACTGAAGTGTATGTAAGTGATAAACTAGAGGAGTTCCGTGCATCTAAAGAGgtattgtttttgttttttgccTTCCCCTGCATTTCATACAATAAAGAATACCAATTTTCCCGTTGGACTATTAAGTAGTTTCATGGGTTTGTGTATCATTTATCTCCATCTACAATGGATAAATGCAGACTCCTCGTGGATATTATGTGCACAGGACAGTTTAGTGGCAAAGAGGAATAATTAAAGTTGTACACGCTGCTAACTTCAGATCTTTCTATTTATATTTTGCGTTTTTTTTATCAACAGCATTTTAGGGGATTGAGTTTTCCGACCATTTCATCAGTTGGTCCAAATGGAGCAATTATCCATTATTGTCCAGAGGCAGAAACATGTGCCGAACTTGATCCAAAA
The sequence above is a segment of the Primulina tabacum isolate GXHZ01 chromosome 6, ASM2559414v2, whole genome shotgun sequence genome. Coding sequences within it:
- the LOC142549604 gene encoding aminopeptidase P1-like, with translation MAEETLISLRCLMAAHSPPLDALVVPSEDYHQSEYVSKRDKRRAFVSGFTGSAGLALITASEALLWTDGRYFLQAEKQLNYQWKLMRMGEDPTVDIWMADNLPKDAAIGVDPWCVSVDTAQKWERAFAKKQQKLIPTISNLVDEVWTSRPPPEINPVVVHPLEFSGRSVEDKLKDLREKFLPERARAIILTALDEVAWLYNIRGADVSYCPVVHAFAIVTLASAFFYVDRRKLSAEVISYMEKNGVEVRDYGAVSSDVVLLASDELTSARSNKVSDHENSYNLDNNKDNSGMIVSDNSAEESVNDLIWVDPGACCFALYSKLNMDKVFQQSSPLALAKALKNPVEMEGLKNAHIRDGAAVVQYLAWLDNKMQDIYGASGYFLESDINKKHQLKKTKLTEVYVSDKLEEFRASKEHFRGLSFPTISSVGPNGAIIHYCPEAETCAELDPKSMYLFDSGAQYLDGTTDITRTVHFGKPTAHEKASYSAVLKGHIGLGNAKFPNGTTGHVLDILARLPLWKDGLDYRHGTGHGIGSFLNVHEGPHQISFRPAARNVPLQPSMAVTDEPGYYEDGKFGVRLENVLIVKEADTKFNFGDKGYLQFEHITWAPYQNKLIDVSLLVPEEIEWLNNYHSRCREILAPYLNNSEIEWLRKATEPIVA